The Petrocella atlantisensis genome has a window encoding:
- a CDS encoding response regulator transcription factor, producing the protein MNILVAEDEKDLRELLKLNLENEGHQVFLAKNGKEAWDIFDHQPIDIGLFDVMMPIMDGFNLLRRIREKSDVPIIMLTSRGDDMDKVLGFGLGADDYLVKPFSMVELVARIDVRAKKNKSMRMGEESITIGPITLDPVSCMVYKNNEPIDLSAKEFLMLKYLMEQPGRVFTKKQIYMAVWDEDFLYDDNTIMVHISHLRQKIETDPKKPALIITIKGIGYKFSKVGV; encoded by the coding sequence ATGAATATATTGGTTGCAGAAGATGAAAAGGATTTAAGAGAGCTGCTTAAACTGAATCTAGAAAATGAAGGTCATCAGGTTTTTCTAGCTAAGAATGGAAAAGAAGCTTGGGATATTTTTGATCATCAGCCTATTGATATCGGGCTTTTTGACGTCATGATGCCAATCATGGATGGATTTAACTTACTTAGGCGCATTCGAGAAAAAAGTGATGTTCCAATAATCATGCTTACTTCCAGGGGAGATGATATGGACAAGGTCTTAGGTTTTGGTCTTGGCGCGGATGATTATTTGGTTAAACCTTTTAGTATGGTTGAATTGGTTGCTAGAATTGATGTAAGAGCTAAAAAAAATAAGTCTATGAGAATGGGTGAGGAATCTATTACAATAGGGCCTATAACACTTGATCCGGTATCTTGCATGGTTTATAAAAACAATGAGCCCATTGATTTAAGTGCCAAGGAATTCTTGATGCTTAAATACTTGATGGAACAGCCGGGACGCGTTTTTACTAAAAAACAAATATATATGGCTGTTTGGGACGAGGATTTCCTGTATGATGACAATACGATTATGGTACATATTAGTCATTTGAGACAAAAAATAGAAACAGACCCTAAAAAACCTGCTCTTATTATTACCATTAAAGGTATAGGGTATAAATTCAGTAAGGTAGGGGTGTGA
- the tyrS gene encoding tyrosine--tRNA ligase: MKSAYDVLLERGFIAQATHEEEIKDLLSKEKISFYIGFDATANSLTAGHFLTIMAMAHMQHAGHRPIALIGGGTTRIGDPSGKSDMRQMLTSEQIDANAANFKVQLSNLIDFSDGKAIMVDNADWLLKLNYVDFIREIGVHFSVNRMLTAECYKSRLEKGLSFLEFNYMLLQSYDFLELNQRYDCVMQMGGNDQWSNILGGVELIRRKEQKPAFGLTFNLLTTSEGIKMGKTEKGALWLDKERTSPYEFFQYWRNIEDVKVKECLALLTFLPMEEVNRLGALEGAEINQAKEVLAYEITALIHGEEEAKKALEATKALFGSGAKLDNVPQTQMDMAVFETGMNLLELLLEAKLIPSKSEGRRNVQQGGVRINDVQITDVDYLITKDDFNADGELMIRKGKKVHHMIKI, translated from the coding sequence ATGAAAAGTGCATATGATGTTTTGCTTGAGAGAGGTTTTATCGCTCAAGCTACCCACGAAGAAGAAATTAAAGATTTACTGTCGAAGGAAAAAATAAGTTTTTATATAGGTTTTGATGCAACGGCTAATAGCTTGACCGCCGGACATTTCTTAACCATTATGGCAATGGCGCATATGCAACATGCCGGCCATAGACCTATAGCACTTATTGGCGGTGGTACCACACGTATTGGCGATCCTTCAGGAAAAAGTGATATGCGACAGATGCTTACTTCTGAACAAATTGATGCCAACGCTGCCAATTTTAAGGTTCAACTTTCTAATCTCATCGATTTTTCTGATGGCAAAGCCATTATGGTAGACAATGCCGACTGGTTACTCAAATTAAACTATGTCGACTTTATCCGTGAAATCGGTGTCCATTTTTCTGTGAATCGTATGCTGACAGCGGAATGTTACAAATCCAGACTTGAAAAAGGTTTATCTTTTTTAGAGTTCAACTATATGCTTCTTCAATCTTACGATTTTCTTGAACTGAACCAACGTTATGATTGTGTTATGCAAATGGGTGGAAATGATCAATGGTCCAATATTCTAGGTGGTGTTGAACTTATTCGCCGAAAAGAACAAAAACCTGCATTTGGCCTTACTTTCAACCTACTTACCACAAGTGAAGGCATCAAAATGGGAAAAACCGAAAAAGGTGCACTTTGGCTGGATAAGGAACGTACTTCCCCTTATGAATTTTTCCAATACTGGCGCAATATAGAAGACGTCAAGGTCAAAGAGTGTCTAGCCCTACTTACTTTCTTGCCTATGGAAGAAGTCAATCGTCTTGGTGCTTTAGAAGGTGCAGAAATTAATCAGGCAAAAGAAGTACTTGCCTATGAGATTACAGCCCTTATTCATGGCGAAGAAGAAGCTAAAAAAGCATTAGAAGCTACCAAGGCCTTATTTGGTAGTGGCGCCAAGCTTGACAATGTGCCACAAACACAGATGGATATGGCCGTATTTGAAACAGGTATGAACCTACTGGAACTCCTACTGGAAGCCAAACTCATTCCAAGTAAATCAGAAGGTAGAAGGAATGTTCAACAAGGTGGTGTTCGTATTAATGATGTACAGATTACAGATGTGGACTACCTGATAACAAAAGATGATTTTAACGCCGACGGTGAATTGATGATTCGAAAAGGGAAAAAAGTCCACCATATGATAAAAATCTAA